In Ascochyta rabiei chromosome 2, complete sequence, one genomic interval encodes:
- a CDS encoding Phosphoglycerate kinase, whose protein sequence is MSLSNKLSIADVDLKGKRVLIRVDFNVPLDSDKNITNNQRIVGALPTIKYAIDNGAKAVVLMSHLGRPDGKPNAKYSLKPVVSELEKLLSKSVTFTDDCVGKQVEDTVNSAKDGQVILLENLRFHAEEEGSYKDDEGKKQKVDKAKVEEFRKGLTALGDIYINDAFGTAHRAHSSMVGVDLPQKASGFLVKKELDYFAKALEEPKRPFLAILGGAKVSDKIQLIDNLLGKVDSLIICGGMSFTFKKTLEGVKIGNSLFDEAGSKTVKDLVEKAKKNNVKIVLPVDYITADKFSKDAEVGYAEDKDGIPDGWMGLDCGEKSIKLYKEAIGDAKTILWNGPAGVFEFDKFATGTKATLDAAVEAAQSGKIVIIGGGDTATVAAKYGVEDKLSHVSTGGGASLELLEGKDLPGVSALSSK, encoded by the exons ATGTCTCTCTCCAACAAGCTCTCCATCGCTGATGTCGACCTCAAGGGCAAGCGCGTCTTGATCCGC GTTGACTTCAACGTCCCCCTCGACTCCGACAAGAACATCACAAACAACCAGCGCATTGTTGGTGCTCTCCCCACCATCAAGTATGCCATCGACAACGGAGCCAAGGCCGTCGTCCTCATGTCCCACCTCGGTCGCCCAGATGGCAAGCCGAACGCCAAGTACAGTCTCAAGCCGGTTGTTTCCGAGCTCGAGAAGCTGCTCAGCAAGAGCGTGACCTTCACAGACGACTGCGTTGGCAAGCAGGTCGAGGACACTGTGAACAGCGCCAAGGACGGACAGGTCATTCTCCTTGAGAACCTGCGCTTCCACGCTGAGGAGGAGGGCAGCTACAAGGATGATGAGGGCAAGAAGCAGAAGGTTGACAAGGCCAAGGTCGAGGAGTTCCGCAAGGGGCTGACAGCTCTCGGTGACATCTACATCA ACGATGCCTTTGGTACCGCCCACCGTGCTCACAGCTCCATGGTCGGTGTCGACCTGCCACAGAAGGCCTCTGGCTTCCTCGTCAAGAAGGAGCTCGACTACTTCGCCAAGGCGCTCGAGGAGCCCAAGAGGCCCTTTCTCGCCATCCTCGGCGGCGCTAAGGTCTCTGACAAGATCCAGCTGATTGACAACCTGCTCGGCAAGGTCGACAGCTTGATCATCTGCGGTGGCATGTCTTTCACCTTCAAGAAGACCCTCGAGGGCGTCAAGATCGGCAACAGCTTGTTCGACGAGGCCGGCAGCAAGACCGTCAAAGACCTTGTCGAGAAGGCCAAGAAGAACAATGTTAAGATTGTCCTTCCCGTTGACTACATCACCGCCGACAAGTTCTCCAAGGATGCCGAAGTTGGATACGCAGAGGACAAGGACGGCATCCCAGATGGCTGGATGGGTCTCGACTGTGGAGAGAAGTCGATTAAGCTTTACAAGGAGGCTATCGGTGATGCTAAGACCATTCTCTGGAACGGTCCCGCTGGTGTCTTTGAGTTCGACAAGTTCGCTACCGGCACAAAGGCCACACTCGACGCCGCTGTCGAGGCCGCACAGAGCGGCAAGATTGTCATTATTGGTGGAGGTGACACAGCCACAGTCGCTGCCAAGTACGGCGTAGAAGACAAGCTCTCCCACGTCTCGACCGGTGGTGGTGCGTCGCTCGAGCTGCTCGAGGGCAAGGACCTGCCTGGTGTATCTGCTCTGTCAAGTAAGTAA
- a CDS encoding 26S proteasome complex subunit, whose translation MSGAAQGGAPTTKAVVSDAPNGQPAAAAKPAPQLEEDDEFEDFPVEDWGEEETQTHGDKTHLWEESWDDDDTTEDFAGQLREELKKLGK comes from the exons ATGTCCGGCGCTGCACAAGGAGGCGCTCCCACAACGAAAGCCGTCGTTAGCGACGCACCGAACGGGCAACCAGCCGCCGCAGCAAAGCCCGCGCCGCAGCTTGAGGAGGACGACGAGTTCGAGGACTTCCCTGTTGAGG ATTGGGGCGAGGAGGAGACACAGACTCACGGCGACAAGACGCATCTGTGGGAAGAGAGCtgggacgacgacgacacaACCGAGGACTTTGCTGGCCAACTGAG GGAGGAGTTGAAGAAGCTGGGCAAATGA
- a CDS encoding Mitochondrial outer membrane protein iml2, whose amino-acid sequence MVLGWLGGKGKTPTHARSLTAIDELAQIQDAMSAVTHIMADDIDSAEEFLRKGHSPFHQLGVGVCMFMRATLGFEQDVMREANDMLYTAESGAYESQRRVAKNANSFRSNIYPPGTEYAVCQAEAQLMSAVVGVLNESLTEAIKSFYKLRKAYITLEGVMEAERTFLHTKSTSSLNSTSSRASSKPASVRSTGGSTLKKTLSKTDLIRKSANSSTTSLKQTADDIDFVDAKQERGAQTPLEYGGHLNLPVGQGGSVTLNNAQKEVDVSSSSASGLPTGNPQATSVPDAIADFENLVLKDDNGEASVSEFTDHPIDEFIISGASFCFGILLLIVSMVPPSFATVLKVIGFKGDKDRGLRMLWQATKFNNIHGAMAGVVLMGYFNGFVGFCDIIPRSGEGAYPERRCKALMAEMRRRYPKSHLWLLEEARMMSREKELEKGVQFLEDIGKSPFKQLEALSWFERSLDLMYMHDYKKTSTAFQTCITLNNWSHGLYHYICGASYVELYRRAKISDPSAAKAYGDQANEYFKQVMPNIGKKKFMGRQLPFDTFVNRKISRWEARAKEWNCSFIDAIGVSPIEEMIYFWNGYKRMRPEHLQESLENLAWSESSANPHWAKEDLNEKAILSTLRAVTLRTLGQTAEAKEILQKDVIAHDATLFAGALKDDWMPPVARYEMAACMWQEADVDGNPQGHQEQLAQCKTWLEASGSWGGYVLDARIGMKITTGKGTLRRFGVVI is encoded by the exons ATGGTATTAGGATGGCTTGGTGGCAAGGGCAAAACCCCCACCCACGCAAGGAGCTTGACTGCGATCGACGAGCTTGCTCAAA TTCAGGATGCCATGAGCG CCGTCACACACATCATGGCCGATGACATCGATAGCGCAGAGGAGTTCCTTCGAAAAGGCCACTCGCCATTCCACCAG CTCGGAGTCGGTGTGTGCATGTTCATGCGGGCAACCTTGGGATTCGAGCAAGACGTTATGCGCGAAG CCAACGACATGCTTTATACCGCAGAAAGCGGCGCCTACGAAAGCCAGCGAAGAGTCGCTAAAAATGCAAACTCATTCCGCTCGAACATCTACCCTCCGGGCACCGAATATGCCGTATGCCAGGCGGAGGCGCAGTTGATGAGCGCCGTTGTTGGTGTGCTGAACGAGAGCCTGACTGAAGCTATTAAGAGTTTCTACAAGCTACGAAAAGCTTACATCACGCTGGAAGGAGTGATGGAGGCGGAGAGAACATTCCTGCATACGAAGAGTACCAGCAGCTTGAACTCGACCAGCTCGCGTGCCTCCTCGAAACCGGCATCAGTCCGATCTACTGGTGGTAGCACGCTCAAGAAGACGCTTTCTAAGACAGATTTGATTCGCAAGTCTGCGAACTCATCGACCACAAGCTTGAAGCAGACTGCAGACGATATCGACTTCGTCGACGCTAAACAGGAGCGAGGCGCTCAAACGCCGCTGGAATACGGAGGTCATCTGAACCTACCCGTCGGCCAAGGAGGGTCTGTTACACTAAACAATGCCCAGAAAGAGGTAGATGTTAGTTCAAGTTCCGCGTCGGGTCTACCTACCGGAAACCCTCAAGCCACTTCTGTACCAGACGCAATCGCGGATTTCGAGAATTTGGTACTGAAGGACGACAACGGAGAAGCCAGCGTCTCGGAATTCACCGACCACCCTATAGACGAGTTCATTATCTCTGGCGCCAGCTTTTGCTTCGGCATCCTGCTGTTGATCGTTTCAATGGTTCCGCCGTCCTTTGCAACCGTACTCAAAGTCATTGGCTTCAAGGGAGACAAGGACCGTGGGTTGCGGATGCTTTGGCAGGCGACGAAGTTCAACAACATTCACGGAGCTATGGCCGGCGTCGTGTTGATGGGCTATTTTAACGGTTTCGTCGGCTTCTGCGACATCATCCCACGAAGTGGCGAGGGCGCGTATCCTGAGAGACGGTGCAAGGCGCTAATGGCAGAGATGAGGAGAAGGTACCCGAAGAGCCATCTTTGGCTTTTAGAAGAGGCTCGCATGATGTCTAGAGAGAAAGAGCTGGAGAAGGGTGTCCAATTCTTGGAAGACATTGGCAAGTCCCCGTTCAAGCAGCTCGAGGCATTGAGCTGGTTTGAACGTTCTCTGGACCTTATGTACATGCACGATTACAAGAAGACCAGCACCGCTTTTCAGACTTGCATCACGCTTAACAACTGGAGCCACGGACTGTACCACTACATCTGTGGAGCTTCGTACGTCGAGTTATACAGGCGGGCTAAGATCTCTGATCCGTCGGCTGCAAAGGCGTATGGGGACCAAGCAAATGAGTACTTCAAGCAAGTCATGCCCAACATTGGCAAAAAGAAGTTCATGGGTCGTCAGCTACCCTTTGACACCTTCGTCAACCGTAAGATCTCAAGGTGGGAGGCACGAGCGAAGGAATGGAACTGTTCGTTCATCGACGCCATCGGTGTCTCGCCAATCGAGGAAATGATCTACTTCTGGAACGGATATAAACGCATGCGTCCCGAGCACTTGCAGGAATCTCTTGAGAATCTTGCGTGGAGCGAGTCATCCGCAAACCCTCATTGGGCAAAGGAAGACCTCAACGAGAAAGCCATTCTTTCCACCCTTCGCGCCGTCACGCTACGCACTCTGGGTCAGACAGCTGAAGCTAAGGAGATCCTGCAGAAGGATGTTATTGCTCACGACGCCACCCTATTCGCAGGTGCACTGAAGGACGACTGGATGCCGCCAGTCGCGAGATATGAGATGGCAGCATGCATGTGGCAAGAGGCCGATGTCGATGGGAACCCACAGGGACACCAGGAACAGCTCGCACAGTGTAAGACGTGGCTTGAGGCTTCAGGTAGTTGGGGCGGGTATGTTCTGGATGCAAG GATCGGTATGAAGATCACAACCGGCAAGGGTACGCTGAGGAGGTTTGGTGTTGTCATATAA